Proteins co-encoded in one Gouania willdenowi chromosome 1, fGouWil2.1, whole genome shotgun sequence genomic window:
- the LOC114461420 gene encoding sodium/calcium exchanger 1-like isoform X2, giving the protein MASLLLMVLLSADVGPWTAAASHGSNRTTGNRTKCEGNTNCIQGVILPIWQPENPPFPERVARAMVYFLGLVYMFLGVSIIADRFMSSIEVITSQERRVTIKKPNGEKVTATVRIWNETVSNLTLMALGSSAPEILLSVVEVCGHGFDAGELGPNTIVGSAAFNMFVIIGLCVSVIPHGETRKVKHLRVFFVTATWSVFAYTWLYMILAVFSPGVVQIWEGLLTLFFFPLCVGLAYVADRRLLFYKYVYKRYRAGRQKGMIIETEGEPELPSKGDPTMKEDLLDMDEEEESRNAATRLLKELKEKHPEKEKEQLMELTSYQVLMQQQKSLAFYRYQATRILTGAGGVVKKNHIEQDQRSQLEFCSELSPKSSKVFFEHSFYQCLENCGSVAMTVLRRGGDLSTAVSVDYQTEDGTAYTGSDYKFSKGTLIFNPGETEKEIHIEIIDDDIFEEDEHFLVHLRNVRVLPHGFGSDCTKGFPEEPLVGLGLPCTATITIYDDDHAGIFTFEEPVVTVSESVGVMEVKVVRTAGARGAVLVPYRTIEGSAKGGGEDFEDAHGVLEFHDDEISKSIFINIVDDELYEKNKNLFLELVQPHMLEMSHRKAFLLRESGGMVRTEKHLCGKQIYRKVQGRDCPAPSDVINITGGV; this is encoded by the exons ATGGCGTCTCTCCTCCTCATGGTTCTCCTCTCTGCAGATGTCGGACCCTGGACTGCAGCAGCTTCTCACGGGTCCAACCGAACTACAGGGAACCGGACCAAGTGTGAGGGGAACACAAACTGCATCCAGGGCGTCATCCTGCCCATATGGCAACCAGAGAACCCTCCTTTCCCCGAGCGCGTGGCTCGGGCCATGGTCTACTTTCTGGGTCTGGTTTATATGTTTCTGGGAGTGTCCATCATCGCAGACCGCTTCATGTCTTCCATCGAGGTCATCACCTCTCAGGAGAGACGCGTCACCATCAAGAAACCCAACGGAGAGAAGGTCACGGCCACGGTACGGATCTGGAACGAGACAGTGTCCAACTTGACGCTGATGGCTCTGGGTTCCTCGGCGCCTGAGATCCTTCTGTCCGTGGTGGAAGTGTGCGGGCACGGCTTTGACGCCGGTGAGCTCGGACCCAACACCATCGTAGGCAGCGCCGCTTTCAACATGTTTGTGATCATTGGCCTGTGCGTGTCCGTCATTCCTCACGGAGAGACTCGAAAGGTGAAGCACCTCAGGGTGTTCTTCGTCACGGCCACATGGAGCGTCTTCGCCTACACGTGGCTCTACATGATCTTGGCCGTTTTCTCCCCGGGCGTCGTTCAAATATGGGAGGGGCTTCTGACACTCTTTTTCTTCCCGCTCTGTGTGGGATTGGCTTACGTTGCTGACCGCCGCCTGCTCTTCTACAAGTACGTGTACAAGCGCTACCGAGCCGGGAGGCAGAAAGGTATGATCATCGAGACCGAAGGAGAGCCAGAGCTTCCCTCAAAGGGAGACCCGACGATGAAGGAGGATCTGCTGGACatggacgaggaggaggagtctCGCAACGCGGCCACCCGGCTCCTCAAAGAGCTGAAAGAGAAGCATccagagaaggagaaggagcagcTGATGGAGCTCACCAGCTACCAGGTTCTGATGCAGCAGCAGAAAAGTCTGGCTTTCTACCGCTACCAGGCCACCAGGATTCTGACGGGAGCTGGTGGCGTGGTGAAGAAGAATCACATAGAGCAGGACCAAAGATCCCAGCTGGAATTCTGCTCCGAGCTTTCACCAAAGTCCTCCAAGGTCTTCTTTGAGCACAGCTTCTACCAGTGCCTGGAGAACTGTGGTTCTGTAGCAATGACAGTGCTTCGCAGGGGTGGAGATCTTTCCACCGCCGTGTCAGTAGACTACCAGACCGAGGACGGCACTGCCTACACTGGCTCCGACTACAAGTTCTCCAAAGGAACACTCATCTTCAACCCCGGAGAGACGGAGAAAGAGATCCACATCGAGATCATTGACGACGACATCTTCGAGGAGGACGAGCACTTCCTGGTTCACCTCAGAAACGTGCGGGTTCTACCACACGGCTTTGGCTCCGATTGCACCAAGGGCTTCCCTGAAGAACCCCTGGTGGGTTTGGGGCTACCGTGTACGGCCACCATAACCATCTACGATGACGACCACGCAGGAATATTCACCTTCGAGGAGCCTGTGGTGACTGTGAGCGAGAGCGTGGGGGTGATGGAGGTGAAGGTGGTGCGGACCGCAGGAGCCCGAGGAGCTGTACTGGTTCCCTACAGAACCATTGAGGGCTCAGctaaaggaggaggagaggactTCGAGGACGCACACGGAGTGCTGGAGTTCCACGACGACGAGATTTC TAAATCCATCTTCATCAACATTGTGGATGATGAACTTTACGAAAAGAATAAGAACCTTTTCCTAGAACTGGTTCAGCCCCATATGCTGGAGATGAGCCACAGGAAAG CGTTCCTGCTCAGAGAAAGTG GTGGAATGGTCAGGACAG AGAAACACCTGTGtg gTAAACAAATCTATAGGAAGGTCCAAGGACGTGATTGCCCCGCCCCCTCTGATGTCATCAATATCACAG GTGGAGTTTAA
- the LOC114461420 gene encoding sodium/calcium exchanger 1-like isoform X1, producing MASLLLMVLLSADVGPWTAAASHGSNRTTGNRTKCEGNTNCIQGVILPIWQPENPPFPERVARAMVYFLGLVYMFLGVSIIADRFMSSIEVITSQERRVTIKKPNGEKVTATVRIWNETVSNLTLMALGSSAPEILLSVVEVCGHGFDAGELGPNTIVGSAAFNMFVIIGLCVSVIPHGETRKVKHLRVFFVTATWSVFAYTWLYMILAVFSPGVVQIWEGLLTLFFFPLCVGLAYVADRRLLFYKYVYKRYRAGRQKGMIIETEGEPELPSKGDPTMKEDLLDMDEEEESRNAATRLLKELKEKHPEKEKEQLMELTSYQVLMQQQKSLAFYRYQATRILTGAGGVVKKNHIEQDQRSQLEFCSELSPKSSKVFFEHSFYQCLENCGSVAMTVLRRGGDLSTAVSVDYQTEDGTAYTGSDYKFSKGTLIFNPGETEKEIHIEIIDDDIFEEDEHFLVHLRNVRVLPHGFGSDCTKGFPEEPLVGLGLPCTATITIYDDDHAGIFTFEEPVVTVSESVGVMEVKVVRTAGARGAVLVPYRTIEGSAKGGGEDFEDAHGVLEFHDDEISKSIFINIVDDELYEKNKNLFLELVQPHMLEMSHRKGVGRACQWLQTNEFSAHILTMQPPISTGCGYAVLRHRRVTRADRFPRYSMC from the exons ATGGCGTCTCTCCTCCTCATGGTTCTCCTCTCTGCAGATGTCGGACCCTGGACTGCAGCAGCTTCTCACGGGTCCAACCGAACTACAGGGAACCGGACCAAGTGTGAGGGGAACACAAACTGCATCCAGGGCGTCATCCTGCCCATATGGCAACCAGAGAACCCTCCTTTCCCCGAGCGCGTGGCTCGGGCCATGGTCTACTTTCTGGGTCTGGTTTATATGTTTCTGGGAGTGTCCATCATCGCAGACCGCTTCATGTCTTCCATCGAGGTCATCACCTCTCAGGAGAGACGCGTCACCATCAAGAAACCCAACGGAGAGAAGGTCACGGCCACGGTACGGATCTGGAACGAGACAGTGTCCAACTTGACGCTGATGGCTCTGGGTTCCTCGGCGCCTGAGATCCTTCTGTCCGTGGTGGAAGTGTGCGGGCACGGCTTTGACGCCGGTGAGCTCGGACCCAACACCATCGTAGGCAGCGCCGCTTTCAACATGTTTGTGATCATTGGCCTGTGCGTGTCCGTCATTCCTCACGGAGAGACTCGAAAGGTGAAGCACCTCAGGGTGTTCTTCGTCACGGCCACATGGAGCGTCTTCGCCTACACGTGGCTCTACATGATCTTGGCCGTTTTCTCCCCGGGCGTCGTTCAAATATGGGAGGGGCTTCTGACACTCTTTTTCTTCCCGCTCTGTGTGGGATTGGCTTACGTTGCTGACCGCCGCCTGCTCTTCTACAAGTACGTGTACAAGCGCTACCGAGCCGGGAGGCAGAAAGGTATGATCATCGAGACCGAAGGAGAGCCAGAGCTTCCCTCAAAGGGAGACCCGACGATGAAGGAGGATCTGCTGGACatggacgaggaggaggagtctCGCAACGCGGCCACCCGGCTCCTCAAAGAGCTGAAAGAGAAGCATccagagaaggagaaggagcagcTGATGGAGCTCACCAGCTACCAGGTTCTGATGCAGCAGCAGAAAAGTCTGGCTTTCTACCGCTACCAGGCCACCAGGATTCTGACGGGAGCTGGTGGCGTGGTGAAGAAGAATCACATAGAGCAGGACCAAAGATCCCAGCTGGAATTCTGCTCCGAGCTTTCACCAAAGTCCTCCAAGGTCTTCTTTGAGCACAGCTTCTACCAGTGCCTGGAGAACTGTGGTTCTGTAGCAATGACAGTGCTTCGCAGGGGTGGAGATCTTTCCACCGCCGTGTCAGTAGACTACCAGACCGAGGACGGCACTGCCTACACTGGCTCCGACTACAAGTTCTCCAAAGGAACACTCATCTTCAACCCCGGAGAGACGGAGAAAGAGATCCACATCGAGATCATTGACGACGACATCTTCGAGGAGGACGAGCACTTCCTGGTTCACCTCAGAAACGTGCGGGTTCTACCACACGGCTTTGGCTCCGATTGCACCAAGGGCTTCCCTGAAGAACCCCTGGTGGGTTTGGGGCTACCGTGTACGGCCACCATAACCATCTACGATGACGACCACGCAGGAATATTCACCTTCGAGGAGCCTGTGGTGACTGTGAGCGAGAGCGTGGGGGTGATGGAGGTGAAGGTGGTGCGGACCGCAGGAGCCCGAGGAGCTGTACTGGTTCCCTACAGAACCATTGAGGGCTCAGctaaaggaggaggagaggactTCGAGGACGCACACGGAGTGCTGGAGTTCCACGACGACGAGATTTC TAAATCCATCTTCATCAACATTGTGGATGATGAACTTTACGAAAAGAATAAGAACCTTTTCCTAGAACTGGTTCAGCCCCATATGCTGGAGATGAGCCACAGGAAAGGTGTGGGCAGAGCCTGTCAGTGGCTACAGACCAATGAGTTCTCAGCACACATTCTGACAATgcaacccccaatttccactggatgcggctacGCTGTgttacgtcaccgccgcgtcaccagagctgataggtttccacgttattctatgtgttaa